The Arachidicoccus terrestris genome includes the window CAGGAAATCCACCATTAAGGGATAACTTTTTTTTACCGCCTCCTTGTTATAGGTGATGCTGGCATGTTGCAAGGTGCTAAAAAAAGACTGAAAGGGATTCAGCGCCATATTCGAGGCGTAATCACTACCCAAGGTAAATGCATCGCTCCAACGCAAAGGGTATTGCCCCAGGCGGCCAAAAATAAAAAAGGCAAGCAGCAGAAAATAAACGATACCGACAGTGATACGCCTGGACTTAGTCACCTGGTCACCCGCTCTTTTGTTAACCCAACGGTAAGTCAGACGGATAAACCAATGCAGTAAAAAGGTTCCGATGATTAGTGTAAATAAGATCCAGAAGACAGGATATGTTTCCATAACCATCCCGAAAGAAGCGTCTTCCTGCAGGTACTCGAGCACACTGGCGTTGAGACTGGCGCCTAAATATGCGAAATAGGCGAATCCTGCAATGTACATAAAAACAAAAAGAAATGTGAAAATGCCCCAATAAATAAAGGCCGTTTTCTTGCCCTTTGCTTTTTTAAACGGATGTAAGGCCGGTAGCAGCGATAAAAGAAAGCCTACCAATGCGGCTACGCTGACGATACGCAAATCATATCGAAGACCAAGCCAGAATGCCTTGCCCATGGGGTGGTCGATATCCAGAGCCGGTTTTGGGAAAATGTTCATTTCAATGATACGCAAAAGGGACATTAGAACTATAAAAAATATGCTAATTATCAATAACCATTGGATAGAACTTGGTATTTTTATGCGCTTCATGAGCTGATTTTTGGCTCCAAAAGTAATAAAATTTTAAACCTTGGCTTATAAATGATATTTTCCTATTTCGAAAATTTTGATAAATATCTTTTTTTAAAAATAAATACGGTCTGGACCAGCCCTGTTCTGGATAGTATCCTTCCCTGGTGGCGGGATAAAAATACCTGGATTCCCCTATATATCTTCCTGGGGCTGTTTATCTTTATTAATTTCGGCAAAAAAGCGCTACCCTGGTTTCTGTTTGTACTGGCTACAGCGGCACTCATGGATCAGATCAGCAGCCATTTTCTAAAAGAGTATTTTGATCGGGTGCGACCCTGTAATGATGTGGTGATGCGGCTTAAAGAAAGATTTCTGGTAAGGCATCGTCCGCAGAGTGGTAGCTTCCCTTCCTCTCATGCCTGCAATCATTTTGCGCTGGGCTTGTTTTTTCTGTTGACACTCAAAAGGTATTTTGGTAAATGGGCCTGGCTGTTTATTTTTTGGGCAGCGACAATCT containing:
- a CDS encoding phosphatase PAP2 family protein; this encodes MIFSYFENFDKYLFLKINTVWTSPVLDSILPWWRDKNTWIPLYIFLGLFIFINFGKKALPWFLFVLATAALMDQISSHFLKEYFDRVRPCNDVVMRLKERFLVRHRPQSGSFPSSHACNHFALGLFFLLTLKRYFGKWAWLFIFWAATICYGQIYVGVHYPTDVIAGAIIGSLVGLGMYGLFTRFFKMPDPPGHERTLSKQVSRL